The following coding sequences are from one Oncorhynchus nerka isolate Pitt River linkage group LG6, Oner_Uvic_2.0, whole genome shotgun sequence window:
- the LOC135572268 gene encoding calponin homology domain-containing protein DDB_G0272472-like isoform X2, whose translation MYPEWDCQMQTARSGGDHTDRPRVEEKTAGPSHRSINYLGKPSSSGSRKNVDTKTKVTKGSGKVVCAKFTARCLNEDGLRDLINPFGEVVKVIMFPALAFVELGSTDQAADIVTYYLSNPVMVKGGQVTFSVSSTLNFLQSSRVLSFSPVPPGKESAAWKRELLAVAEGFGPVEHSLFLPTQAFVEMTNALDAQTLVGHHTSKHLKIDEIHIKVAFSSEYNTLRTMSERKSSDRKSSDRSRKSEDRSKRKRTPSPRRRSLSPRRVSPISSKRRRSRERDSDRHKERVKSNCGGKNRLKSPSKQSSSRSPRSLRSHTKEWVSSEKVSPISSSTRSQPPTKNKTPSKSSTVMEKSKKAVDTIDQSKQETATHDSQEDGAMEACDMDSDIEGMAVYGEDGEENSDMGEEGEVGEGEKGEELQEGAEDLIQEFKDLCEPRQKATSGTVDDARTEELSATGSEQGKELSATVSEQRKELSATGSEQGKELSATGSEQGKELSATGSEQGKELSAPGSEQGKELSATGSEQGKELSATGSEQGKELSATGSEQGKELSATGSEQGKELSATGSEQGKELSATGSEQGKELSATGSEQGKELSATGSEQGKELSATGSEQGKELSATGSEQGKEMDGEDQKGDISYVDDEPDFPEDLENLITLDELEDDSSVDNQDNQSTDEIKSRSKSKPSGRDQTPGRVIYVKNLPRGFYTDNDFLKIVKGFGRVHRYFLLRNGEEGFIEMERSSDATKALRELRYDGCKLYGQRLIILRSQKYKRLTTGWKPESDSKSDRKKDHMSTRSSSRIRSGRTSSHSKSAAKGDKTKEKDDKTKEKDEETKEKDEETKERDEETKERDGETKEKDGETKEKDEETKEKDEETKEKDEETKEKDEETKEKTARQVCSEPAQHCDKEDRGASEGDIDQSSNSEDQKDAPVPAAEEEKQACSNEDNAETKMEDNVETRPDSIKTGMESSFQANNPVGREFIKPVIGYFCDLCQVIYVNEDEARNQHCSSLCHYLKFMEHSGEDTASS comes from the exons TTTGGGGAAGTTGTGAAAGTCATCATGTTCCCCGCTTTG GCGTTTGTGGAGTTGGGCTCAACTGACCAGGCCGCCGATATTGTGACATACTACCTCAGTAACCCAGTGATGGTGAAAGGAGGACAAGTCACCTTCTCTGTCTCGTCAACATTGAATTTCCTACAG AGTTCCCGGGTGTTGAGTTTTTCCCCGGTGCCTCCTGGTAAAGAGTCTGCCGCGTGGAAGAGAGAGTTACTGGCCGTCGCTGAAGGATTTGGACCTGTGGAGCACTCTCTATTCTTACCTACGCAG GCATTTGTGGAAATGACTAATGCACTGGATGCACAGACGCTGGTTGGACACCATACATCCAAACACCTGAAAATAGATGAGATACATATTAAAGTGGCCTTCTCATCAGAGTATAATACACTTCG GACCATGTCTGAGAGGAAGTCTTCAGACAGGAAGTCTTCAGACAGGAGCAGGAAGTCTGAAGACAGATCTAAGAGAAAGAGAACCCCAAGCCCCAGAAGGCGGTCCCTCAGCCCCAGGAGAGTTTCCCCAATCTCctcaaagaggaggaggagtagagagagggatagcgaCCGTCACAAAGAACGGGTGAAATCAAACTGTGGGGGTAAAAACAGGCTAAAGTCCCCCAGCAAACAGAGCTCCAGTCGGTCCCCCAGAAGCCTTCGCTCCCATACTAAAGAGTGGGTGTCCAGTGAGAAGGTATCCCCCATTTCCTCATCCACTCGCTCACAACCTCCCACCAAGAATAAGACCCCATCCAAGTCCTCCACTGTGATGGAGAAGTCCAAAAAGGCTGTCGACACGATTGACCAGAGCAAGCAAGAAACTGCGACCCACGACAGCCAGGAGGATGGAGCCATGGAGGCCTGTGATATGGACAGTGACATCGAGGGGATGGCCGTGtatggggaggatggggaggagaactctgacatgggagaggagggagaggtgggggagggagagaagggagaggaactGCAGGAGGGTGCTGAGGACTTGATCCAGGAGTTTAAAGACCTATGTGAGCCCAGGCAGAAAGCAACTTCTGGGACTGTAGATGATGCTCGTACAGAAGAGCTCTCAGCTACCGGGtcagaacaggggaaagagctcTCAGCGACCGTGTCAGAACAGAGGAAAGAGCTCTCAGCTACCGGGtcagaacaggggaaagagctcTCAGCGACCGGGtcagaacaggggaaagagctcTCAGCGACCGGGtcagaacaggggaaagagctcTCAGCTCCCGGGtcagaacaggggaaagagctcTCAGCTACCGGGtcagaacaggggaaagagctcTCAGCTACCGGGTCAGAACAAGGGAAAGAGCTCTCAGCGACCGGGtcagaacaggggaaagagctcTCAGCGACCGGGtcagaacaggggaaagagctcTCAGCTACCGGGtcagaacaggggaaagagctcTCAGCTACCGGGTCAGAACAAGGGAAAGAGCTCTCAGCTACCGGGTCAGAACAAGGGAAAGAGCTCTCAGCGACCGGGtcagaacaggggaaagagctcTCAGCGACCGGGtcagaacaggggaaagagctcTCAGCGACCGGGTCAGAACAGGGGAAAGAGATGGATGGTGAAGACCAGAAAGGAGATATTTCATACGTTGATGATGAG CCTGATTTCCCAGAGGACCTTGAGAATCTTATTACGTTGGATGAGCTAGAGGACGATTCCTCGGTTGATAACCAAG ATAACCAGTCAACAGATGAGATCAAGAGCAGATCCAAGAGCAAA CCCTCAGGACGTGATCAGACACCTGGTAGAGTGATCTACGTCAAAAACCTTCCCAGAGGCTTCTATACAGATAATGACTTCCTGAAGATTGTTAAAGGCTTCGGGAGAGTGCATCGCTATTTCCTCCTTCGCAATGGTGAAGAG GGCTTCATTGAGATGGAGAGGTCTTCTGATGCGACAAAGGCTTTAAGAGAGCTGCGTTATGATGGCTGTAAATTATACGGCCAGAGGTTGATCATCCTGCGGTCTCAGAAATACAAAAGACTAACAACAGG GTGGAAACCTGAATCTGATTCTAAAAGTGATCGGAAGAAGGATCACATGAGTACTAGAAGCAGTAGCAGGATAAGGAGTGGACGGACCAGCAGTCACTCAAAGTCAGCGGCTAAGGGCGACAAGACAAAAGAGAAGGACGACAAGACAAAAGAGAAGGACGAGGAGACAAAAGAGAAGGACGAGGAGACAAAAGAGAGGGACGAGGAGACAaaagagagggacggggagacaaAAGAGAAGGACGGGGAGACAAAAGAGAAGGACGAGGAGACAAAAGAGAAGGACGAGGAGACAAAAGAGAAGGACGAGGAGACAAAAGAGAAGGACGAGGAGACAAAAGAGAAGACTGCACGACAAGTATGCTCCGAGCCAGCCCAACACTGTGacaaggaggacagaggagcgtCTGAAGGGGATATTGACCAATCCTCCAACAGTGAAGACCAAAAGGATGCCCctgtccctgctgctgaggaAGAGAAGCAGGCCTGTAGCAACGAGGATAATGCAGAAACCAAGATGGAGGATAATGTGGAAACGAGACCAGATTCCATAAAGACTGGTATGGAGTCATCGTTCCAGGCCAACAACCCAGTGG GAAGAGAATTCATTAAACCTGTCATTGGCTACTTCTGCGACCTGTGTCAAGTCATCTATGTCAATGAGGACGAAGCAAGGAACCAACACTGCAGCAGCCTCTGTCACTATCTGAAGTTTATG GAACATTCAGGTGAAGACACAGCCTCTAGCTAA
- the LOC135572266 gene encoding calponin homology domain-containing protein DDB_G0272472-like isoform X1, translated as MQYTLPRLEPVPVRVVDYHYGKETPRSYQTPRSTYNTAQGGSSNTWKPPNSSQPAVDYRYPPATDYRPRPDKDVPVVTIKMATSGKTPTKKAALDFHGEIPQTFPYSCSLCDITVLSEKYWFTHVNGTQHADGQLTLLQMYPEWDCQMQTARSGGDHTDRPRVEEKTAGPSHRSINYLGKPSSSGSRKNVDTKTKVTKGSGKVVCAKFTARCLNEDGLRDLINPFGEVVKVIMFPALAFVELGSTDQAADIVTYYLSNPVMVKGGQVTFSVSSTLNFLQSSRVLSFSPVPPGKESAAWKRELLAVAEGFGPVEHSLFLPTQAFVEMTNALDAQTLVGHHTSKHLKIDEIHIKVAFSSEYNTLRTMSERKSSDRKSSDRKSSDRSRKSEDRSKRKRTPSPRRRSLSPRRVSPISSKRRRSRERDSDRHKERVKSNCGGKNRLKSPSKQSSSRSPRSLRSHTKEWVSSEKVSPISSSTRSQPPTKNKTPSQSSTVMEKSKKAVDTIDQSKQETATHDSQEDGAMEACDMDSDIEGMAVYGEDGEENSDMGEEGEVGEGEKGEELQEGAEDLIQEFKDLCEPRQKATSGTVDDARTEELSATGSEQGKELSATVSEQGKELSATGSEQGKELSATGSEQGKELSATVSEQGKELSATVSEQGKELSATGSEQRKELSATGSEQGKELSATGSEQGKELSATGSEQGKELSAPGSEQGKELSATGSEQGKELSATGSEQGKELSATGSEQGKELSATGSEQGKELSATGSEQGKELSATGSEQGKELSATGSEQGKELSATGSEQGKELSATGSEQGKELSATGSEQGKEMDGEDQKGDISYVDDEPDFPEDLENLITLDELEDDSSVDNQDNQSTDEIKSRSKSKPSGRDQTPGRVIYVKNLPRGFYTDNDFLKIVKGFGRVHRYFLLRNGEEGFIEMERSSDATKALRELRYDGCKLYGQRLIILRSQKYKRLTTGWKPESDSKSDRKKDHMSTRSSSRIRSGRTSSHSKSAAKGDKTKEKDDKTKEKDEETKERDGETKERDEETKERDEETKERDGETKEKDEETKERDEETKERDGETKEKDEETKEKDEETKEKTARQVCSEPAQHCDKEDRGASEGDIDQSSNSEDQKDAPVPAAEEEKQACSNEDNAETKMEDNVETRPDSIKTGMESSFQANNPVGREFIKPVIGYFCDLCQVIYVNEDEARNQHCSSLCHYLKFMEHSGEDTASS; from the exons ATGCAGTACACACTTCCTCGCCTAGAACCTGTGCCTGTCCGAGTTGTGGACTACCACTATGGTAAAGAAACTCCCAGAAGTTACCAAACTCCTAGGTCCACTTACAACACGGCCCAAGGAGGAAGCAGCAACACCTGGAAACCCCCCAACTCATCCCAACCAGCAGTAGATTACAGGTACCCAccagctacagactacagaccACGCCCAGACAAAGATGTCCCAGTTGTCACAATCAAGATGGCCACCTCTGGCAAAACTCCCACCAAGAAGGCTGCTCTTGACTTCCACGGAGAAATCCCCCAAACGTTTCCTTATTCGTGCTCTCTCTGCGATATTACTGTGCTCTCTGAAAAG tactgGTTCACACACGTCAATGGAACTCAACATGCAGACGGACAGCTCACACTTCTTCAAAT GTATCCTGAATGGGATTGCCAGATGCAGACCGCCAGAAG TGGTGGcgaccacacagacagaccaagGGTTGAAGAGAAGACTGCTGGACCTTCCCATAGGTCTATTAACTACTTAG GTAAACCGTCAAGTAGCGGCTCTAGAAAAAACGTAGACACTAAGACAAAGGTTACAAAG GGGAGTGGCAAAGTGGTTTGTGCCAAATTTACCGCTCGGTGTCTCAACGAAGATGGTTTGAGGGACCTGATTAATCCGTTTGGGGAAGTTGTGAAAGTCATCATGTTCCCCGCTTTG GCGTTTGTGGAGTTGGGCTCAACTGACCAGGCCGCCGATATTGTGACATACTACCTCAGTAACCCAGTGATGGTGAAAGGAGGACAAGTCACCTTCTCTGTCTCGTCAACATTGAATTTCCTACAG AGTTCCCGGGTGTTGAGTTTTTCCCCGGTGCCTCCTGGTAAAGAGTCTGCCGCGTGGAAGAGAGAGTTACTGGCCGTCGCTGAAGGATTTGGACCTGTGGAGCACTCTCTATTCTTACCTACGCAG GCATTTGTGGAAATGACTAATGCACTGGATGCACAGACGCTGGTTGGACACCATACATCCAAACACCTGAAAATAGATGAGATACATATTAAAGTGGCCTTCTCATCAGAGTATAATACACTTCG GACCATGTCTGAGAGGAAGTCTTCAGACAGGAAGTCTTCAGACAGGAAGTCTTCAGACAGGAGCAGGAAGTCTGAAGACAGATCTAAGAGAAAGAGAACCCCAAGCCCCAGAAGGCGGTCCCTCAGCCCCAGGAGAGTTTCCCCAATCTCctcaaagaggaggaggagtagagagagggatagcgaCCGTCACAAAGAACGGGTGAAATCAAACTGTGGGGGTAAAAACAGGCTAAAGTCCCCCAGCAAACAGAGCTCCAGTCGGTCCCCCAGAAGCCTTCGCTCCCATACTAAAGAGTGGGTGTCCAGTGAGAAGGTATCCCCCATTTCCTCATCCACTCGCTCACAACCTCCCACCAAGAATAAGACCCCATCCCAGTCCTCCACTGTGATGGAGAAGTCCAAAAAGGCTGTCGACACGATTGACCAGAGCAAGCAAGAAACTGCGACCCACGACAGCCAGGAGGATGGAGCCATGGAGGCCTGTGATATGGACAGTGACATCGAGGGGATGGCCGTGtatggggaggatggagaggagaactctgacatgggagaggagggagaggtgggggagggagagaagggagaggaactGCAGGAGGGTGCTGAGGACTTGATCCAGGAGTTTAAAGACCTATGTGAGCCCAGGCAGAAAGCAACTTCTGGGACTGTAGATGATGCTCGTACAGAAGAGCTCTCAGCTACCGGGtcagaacaggggaaagagctcTCAGCGACCGTGtcagaacaggggaaagagctcTCAGCTACCGGGtcagaacaggggaaagagctcTCAGCTACCGGGtcagaacaggggaaagagctcTCAGCGACCGTGtcagaacaggggaaagagctcTCAGCTACCGTGtcagaacaggggaaagagctcTCAGCTACCGGGTCAGAACAGAGGAAAGAGCTCTCAGCTACCGGGtcagaacaggggaaagagctcTCAGCGACCGGGtcagaacaggggaaagagctcTCAGCGACCGGGtcagaacaggggaaagagctcTCAGCTCCCGGGtcagaacaggggaaagagctcTCAGCTACCGGGtcagaacaggggaaagagctcTCAGCTACCGGGtcagaacaggggaaagagctcTCAGCTACCGGGTCAGAACAAGGGAAAGAGCTCTCAGCGACCGGGtcagaacaggggaaagagctcTCAGCTACCGGGtcagaacaggggaaagagctcTCAGCTACCGGGTCAGAACAAGGGAAAGAGCTCTCAGCTACCGGGTCAGAACAAGGGAAAGAGCTCTCAGCGACCGGGtcagaacaggggaaagagctcTCAGCGACCGGGtcagaacaggggaaagagctcTCAGCGACCGGGTCAGAACAGGGGAAAGAGATGGATGGTGAAGACCAGAAAGGAGATATTTCATACGTTGATGATGAG CCTGATTTCCCAGAGGACCTTGAGAATCTTATTACGTTGGATGAGCTAGAGGACGATTCCTCGGTTGATAACCAAG ATAACCAGTCAACAGATGAGATCAAGAGCAGATCCAAGAGCAAA CCCTCAGGACGTGATCAGACACCTGGTAGAGTGATCTACGTCAAAAACCTTCCCAGAGGCTTCTATACAGATAATGACTTCCTGAAGATTGTTAAAGGCTTCGGGAGAGTGCATCGCTATTTCCTCCTTCGCAATGGTGAAGAG GGCTTCATTGAGATGGAGAGGTCTTCTGATGCGACAAAGGCTTTAAGAGAGCTGCGTTATGATGGCTGTAAATTATACGGCCAGAGGTTGATCATCCTGCGGTCTCAGAAATACAAAAGACTAACAACAGG GTGGAAACCTGAATCTGATTCTAAAAGTGATCGGAAGAAGGATCACATGAGTACTAGAAGCAGTAGCAGGATAAGGAGTGGACGGACCAGCAGTCACTCAAAGTCAGCGGCTAAGGGCGACAAGACAAAAGAGAAGGACGACAAGACAAAAGAGAAGGACGAGGAGACAaaagagagggacggggagacaaaagagagggacgaggagacaaaagagagggacgaggagacaaaagagagggacggggagacaaAAGAGAAGGACGAGGAGACAAAAGAGAGGGACGAGGAGACAaaagagagggacggggagacaaAAGAGAAGGACGAGGAGACAAAAGAGAAGGACGAGGAGACAAAAGAGAAGACGGCACGACAAGTATGCTCCGAGCCAGCCCAACACTGTGacaaggaggacagaggagcgtCTGAAGGGGATATTGACCAATCCTCCAACAGTGAAGACCAAAAGGATGCCCctgtccctgctgctgaggaAGAGAAGCAGGCCTGTAGCAACGAGGATAATGCAGAAACCAAGATGGAGGATAATGTGGAAACGAGACCAGATTCCATAAAGACTGGTATGGAGTCATCGTTCCAGGCCAACAACCCAGTGG GAAGAGAATTCATTAAACCTGTCATTGGCTACTTCTGCGACCTGTGTCAAGTCATCTATGTCAATGAGGACGAAGCAAGGAACCAACACTGCAGCAGCCTCTGTCACTATCTGAAGTTTATG GAACATTCAGGTGAAGACACAGCCTCTAGCTAA
- the LOC135572266 gene encoding calponin homology domain-containing protein DDB_G0272472-like isoform X2 yields the protein MYPEWDCQMQTARSGGDHTDRPRVEEKTAGPSHRSINYLGKPSSSGSRKNVDTKTKVTKGSGKVVCAKFTARCLNEDGLRDLINPFGEVVKVIMFPALAFVELGSTDQAADIVTYYLSNPVMVKGGQVTFSVSSTLNFLQSSRVLSFSPVPPGKESAAWKRELLAVAEGFGPVEHSLFLPTQAFVEMTNALDAQTLVGHHTSKHLKIDEIHIKVAFSSEYNTLRTMSERKSSDRKSSDRKSSDRSRKSEDRSKRKRTPSPRRRSLSPRRVSPISSKRRRSRERDSDRHKERVKSNCGGKNRLKSPSKQSSSRSPRSLRSHTKEWVSSEKVSPISSSTRSQPPTKNKTPSQSSTVMEKSKKAVDTIDQSKQETATHDSQEDGAMEACDMDSDIEGMAVYGEDGEENSDMGEEGEVGEGEKGEELQEGAEDLIQEFKDLCEPRQKATSGTVDDARTEELSATGSEQGKELSATVSEQGKELSATGSEQGKELSATGSEQGKELSATVSEQGKELSATVSEQGKELSATGSEQRKELSATGSEQGKELSATGSEQGKELSATGSEQGKELSAPGSEQGKELSATGSEQGKELSATGSEQGKELSATGSEQGKELSATGSEQGKELSATGSEQGKELSATGSEQGKELSATGSEQGKELSATGSEQGKELSATGSEQGKELSATGSEQGKEMDGEDQKGDISYVDDEPDFPEDLENLITLDELEDDSSVDNQDNQSTDEIKSRSKSKPSGRDQTPGRVIYVKNLPRGFYTDNDFLKIVKGFGRVHRYFLLRNGEEGFIEMERSSDATKALRELRYDGCKLYGQRLIILRSQKYKRLTTGWKPESDSKSDRKKDHMSTRSSSRIRSGRTSSHSKSAAKGDKTKEKDDKTKEKDEETKERDGETKERDEETKERDEETKERDGETKEKDEETKERDEETKERDGETKEKDEETKEKDEETKEKTARQVCSEPAQHCDKEDRGASEGDIDQSSNSEDQKDAPVPAAEEEKQACSNEDNAETKMEDNVETRPDSIKTGMESSFQANNPVGREFIKPVIGYFCDLCQVIYVNEDEARNQHCSSLCHYLKFMEHSGEDTASS from the exons AT GTATCCTGAATGGGATTGCCAGATGCAGACCGCCAGAAG TGGTGGcgaccacacagacagaccaagGGTTGAAGAGAAGACTGCTGGACCTTCCCATAGGTCTATTAACTACTTAG GTAAACCGTCAAGTAGCGGCTCTAGAAAAAACGTAGACACTAAGACAAAGGTTACAAAG GGGAGTGGCAAAGTGGTTTGTGCCAAATTTACCGCTCGGTGTCTCAACGAAGATGGTTTGAGGGACCTGATTAATCCGTTTGGGGAAGTTGTGAAAGTCATCATGTTCCCCGCTTTG GCGTTTGTGGAGTTGGGCTCAACTGACCAGGCCGCCGATATTGTGACATACTACCTCAGTAACCCAGTGATGGTGAAAGGAGGACAAGTCACCTTCTCTGTCTCGTCAACATTGAATTTCCTACAG AGTTCCCGGGTGTTGAGTTTTTCCCCGGTGCCTCCTGGTAAAGAGTCTGCCGCGTGGAAGAGAGAGTTACTGGCCGTCGCTGAAGGATTTGGACCTGTGGAGCACTCTCTATTCTTACCTACGCAG GCATTTGTGGAAATGACTAATGCACTGGATGCACAGACGCTGGTTGGACACCATACATCCAAACACCTGAAAATAGATGAGATACATATTAAAGTGGCCTTCTCATCAGAGTATAATACACTTCG GACCATGTCTGAGAGGAAGTCTTCAGACAGGAAGTCTTCAGACAGGAAGTCTTCAGACAGGAGCAGGAAGTCTGAAGACAGATCTAAGAGAAAGAGAACCCCAAGCCCCAGAAGGCGGTCCCTCAGCCCCAGGAGAGTTTCCCCAATCTCctcaaagaggaggaggagtagagagagggatagcgaCCGTCACAAAGAACGGGTGAAATCAAACTGTGGGGGTAAAAACAGGCTAAAGTCCCCCAGCAAACAGAGCTCCAGTCGGTCCCCCAGAAGCCTTCGCTCCCATACTAAAGAGTGGGTGTCCAGTGAGAAGGTATCCCCCATTTCCTCATCCACTCGCTCACAACCTCCCACCAAGAATAAGACCCCATCCCAGTCCTCCACTGTGATGGAGAAGTCCAAAAAGGCTGTCGACACGATTGACCAGAGCAAGCAAGAAACTGCGACCCACGACAGCCAGGAGGATGGAGCCATGGAGGCCTGTGATATGGACAGTGACATCGAGGGGATGGCCGTGtatggggaggatggagaggagaactctgacatgggagaggagggagaggtgggggagggagagaagggagaggaactGCAGGAGGGTGCTGAGGACTTGATCCAGGAGTTTAAAGACCTATGTGAGCCCAGGCAGAAAGCAACTTCTGGGACTGTAGATGATGCTCGTACAGAAGAGCTCTCAGCTACCGGGtcagaacaggggaaagagctcTCAGCGACCGTGtcagaacaggggaaagagctcTCAGCTACCGGGtcagaacaggggaaagagctcTCAGCTACCGGGtcagaacaggggaaagagctcTCAGCGACCGTGtcagaacaggggaaagagctcTCAGCTACCGTGtcagaacaggggaaagagctcTCAGCTACCGGGTCAGAACAGAGGAAAGAGCTCTCAGCTACCGGGtcagaacaggggaaagagctcTCAGCGACCGGGtcagaacaggggaaagagctcTCAGCGACCGGGtcagaacaggggaaagagctcTCAGCTCCCGGGtcagaacaggggaaagagctcTCAGCTACCGGGtcagaacaggggaaagagctcTCAGCTACCGGGtcagaacaggggaaagagctcTCAGCTACCGGGTCAGAACAAGGGAAAGAGCTCTCAGCGACCGGGtcagaacaggggaaagagctcTCAGCTACCGGGtcagaacaggggaaagagctcTCAGCTACCGGGTCAGAACAAGGGAAAGAGCTCTCAGCTACCGGGTCAGAACAAGGGAAAGAGCTCTCAGCGACCGGGtcagaacaggggaaagagctcTCAGCGACCGGGtcagaacaggggaaagagctcTCAGCGACCGGGTCAGAACAGGGGAAAGAGATGGATGGTGAAGACCAGAAAGGAGATATTTCATACGTTGATGATGAG CCTGATTTCCCAGAGGACCTTGAGAATCTTATTACGTTGGATGAGCTAGAGGACGATTCCTCGGTTGATAACCAAG ATAACCAGTCAACAGATGAGATCAAGAGCAGATCCAAGAGCAAA CCCTCAGGACGTGATCAGACACCTGGTAGAGTGATCTACGTCAAAAACCTTCCCAGAGGCTTCTATACAGATAATGACTTCCTGAAGATTGTTAAAGGCTTCGGGAGAGTGCATCGCTATTTCCTCCTTCGCAATGGTGAAGAG GGCTTCATTGAGATGGAGAGGTCTTCTGATGCGACAAAGGCTTTAAGAGAGCTGCGTTATGATGGCTGTAAATTATACGGCCAGAGGTTGATCATCCTGCGGTCTCAGAAATACAAAAGACTAACAACAGG GTGGAAACCTGAATCTGATTCTAAAAGTGATCGGAAGAAGGATCACATGAGTACTAGAAGCAGTAGCAGGATAAGGAGTGGACGGACCAGCAGTCACTCAAAGTCAGCGGCTAAGGGCGACAAGACAAAAGAGAAGGACGACAAGACAAAAGAGAAGGACGAGGAGACAaaagagagggacggggagacaaaagagagggacgaggagacaaaagagagggacgaggagacaaaagagagggacggggagacaaAAGAGAAGGACGAGGAGACAAAAGAGAGGGACGAGGAGACAaaagagagggacggggagacaaAAGAGAAGGACGAGGAGACAAAAGAGAAGGACGAGGAGACAAAAGAGAAGACGGCACGACAAGTATGCTCCGAGCCAGCCCAACACTGTGacaaggaggacagaggagcgtCTGAAGGGGATATTGACCAATCCTCCAACAGTGAAGACCAAAAGGATGCCCctgtccctgctgctgaggaAGAGAAGCAGGCCTGTAGCAACGAGGATAATGCAGAAACCAAGATGGAGGATAATGTGGAAACGAGACCAGATTCCATAAAGACTGGTATGGAGTCATCGTTCCAGGCCAACAACCCAGTGG GAAGAGAATTCATTAAACCTGTCATTGGCTACTTCTGCGACCTGTGTCAAGTCATCTATGTCAATGAGGACGAAGCAAGGAACCAACACTGCAGCAGCCTCTGTCACTATCTGAAGTTTATG GAACATTCAGGTGAAGACACAGCCTCTAGCTAA
- the LOC135572264 gene encoding polyadenylate-binding protein-interacting protein 2-like → MWMENEEEFNRQIEEELWEEEFIEQCFQEMLEEEENEWFIPARDLPPTLGQLQDQLNLLVLSDTGIVDSLAINSNLNPEAQEFVPGLKH, encoded by the exons ATGTGGATGGAGAACGAGGAGGAATTCAACAGACAG ATTGAGGAGGAGCTGTGGGAGGAGGAGTTCATTGAGCAGTGTTTCCAGGAGAtgttagaggaagaggagaacgaATGGTTCATCCCAGCCAGAGATCTCCCTCCAACCCTCGGTCAGCTCCAGGACCAACTAAACCTACTGGTCCTCAGTGACACAGGCATCGTAGACAGCCTGGCG ATTAACAGCAATTTGAACCCTGAAGCACAAGAATTCGTACCAGGATTGAAGCACTGA
- the LOC135572263 gene encoding uncharacterized protein LOC135572263: protein MQYTLPRLEPVPVRVVDYHYGKETPRSYQTPRSTYNTAQGGSSNTWKPPNSSQPAVDYRYPPATDYRPRPDKDVPVVTIKMATSGKTPTKKAALDFHGEIPQTFPYSCSLCDITVLSEKYWFTHVNGTQHADGQLTLLQMYPEWDCQMQTARSGGDHTDRPRVEEKTAGPSHRSINYLGKPSSSGSRKNVDTKTKVTKVLLFFWFITI from the exons ATGCAGTACACACTTCCTCGCCTAGAACCTGTGCCTGTCCGAGTTGTGGACTACCACTATGGTAAAGAAACTCCCAGAAGTTACCAAACTCCTAGGTCCACTTACAACACGGCCCAAGGAGGAAGCAGCAACACCTGGAAACCCCCCAACTCATCCCAACCAGCAGTAGATTACAGGTACCCAccagctacagactacagaccACGCCCAGACAAAGATGTCCCAGTTGTCACAATCAAGATGGCCACCTCTGGCAAAACTCCCACCAAGAAGGCTGCTCTTGACTTCCACGGAGAAATCCCCCAAACGTTTCCTTATTCGTGCTCTCTCTGCGATATTACTGTGCTCTCTGAAAAG tactgGTTCACACACGTCAATGGAACTCAACATGCAGACGGACAGCTCACACTTCTTCAAAT GTATCCTGAATGGGATTGCCAGATGCAGACCGCCAGAAG TGGTGGcgaccacacagacagaccaagGGTTGAAGAGAAGACTGCTGGACCTTCCCATAGGTCTATTAACTACTTAG GTAAACCGTCAAGTAGCGGCTCTAGAAAAAACGTAGACACTAAGACAAAGGTTACAAAGGTATTGTTGTTCTTCTGGTTTATTACTATCTAG